A genomic region of Sandaracinaceae bacterium contains the following coding sequences:
- a CDS encoding response regulator encodes MADFSCLVVEDSPMMRQLLVFALARIKRIAVTEAEDGVDALRKLANTRFDLVVTDINMPIMDGLKLVKRIRSDDTHKDVPIIIITTEGSTEDRQRAMALGANAYITKPIQAPQVIAKVKELLEL; translated from the coding sequence ATGGCCGACTTCTCATGCCTGGTCGTCGAGGACTCGCCGATGATGCGGCAGCTCTTGGTATTCGCGCTGGCGCGCATCAAGCGCATCGCGGTCACCGAGGCCGAAGATGGCGTGGACGCGCTGCGTAAGCTCGCCAACACGCGCTTCGACCTCGTAGTCACCGATATCAACATGCCGATCATGGACGGCCTGAAGCTCGTCAAGCGCATCCGCTCCGACGACACGCACAAGGACGTCCCGATCATCATCATCACCACCGAGGGCTCGACCGAAGATCGCCAGCGCGCGATGGCCCTCGGCGCCAACGCGTACATCACCAAGCCCATCCAGGCGCCGCAGGTGATCGCGAAGGTGAAGGAGCTGCTCGAGCTCTGA
- a CDS encoding phosphoribosylanthranilate isomerase yields MKICGITTLDDALACVQAGANALGLNFWPRSKRRVTFEVAAQIARAVDVRLVAVVVDASPDELARIRAIGVPWIQLHGAEPPAALEALLPHAYKALHVETEADVEHALSWPGDELLVDARTAELPGGTGLRADWRLAERVAARRPTWLAGGLDPDNVSAAIEAVAPMGVDVASGVESSPGQKDLAKVEAFVRACRGS; encoded by the coding sequence GTGAAGATCTGCGGCATCACGACGCTCGACGACGCGCTCGCCTGCGTGCAGGCGGGCGCGAACGCGTTGGGGCTCAACTTCTGGCCCCGGAGCAAGCGCCGCGTGACCTTCGAGGTCGCCGCGCAGATCGCCCGCGCCGTCGACGTGCGCCTGGTCGCGGTCGTGGTCGACGCGTCCCCCGACGAGCTCGCGCGCATCCGCGCCATCGGCGTCCCGTGGATCCAGCTCCACGGCGCCGAGCCGCCGGCCGCGCTCGAGGCGCTCCTGCCCCACGCCTACAAGGCCCTGCACGTCGAGACCGAGGCCGACGTCGAGCACGCGCTCTCGTGGCCGGGGGACGAGCTGCTGGTCGACGCGCGCACCGCGGAGCTGCCCGGCGGGACCGGCCTGCGGGCCGACTGGCGGCTCGCCGAGCGGGTCGCCGCGCGCCGCCCGACCTGGCTGGCCGGCGGCCTCGACCCCGACAACGTATCAGCCGCCATCGAGGCCGTGGCGCCGATGGGCGTCGACGTGGCGAGCGGCGTCGAGTCCAGCCCGGGCCAGAAGGATCTCGCGAAGGTCGAGGCCTTCGTACGCGCTTGCCGCGGCTCGTGA
- the trpB gene encoding tryptophan synthase subunit beta yields MSSSASPAGMFGRFGGRYVAETLVPALDELDAAYAEARADAGFTARLDALLRDYVGRPTPLYHAARLSEAVGAEVWLKREDLAHTGAHKVNNTVGQVLLAERMGKRRVIAETGAGQHGVATATACALLGLECEVFMGEEDVRRQAPNVERMRLLGAKVVPVTSGSRTLKDAMNEALRDWVTHVEHTYYCVGSAAGPHPYPTIVRDLQAIIGQEARAQMLAQKGRLPDAVVACVGGGSNAIGIFHPFYDDEGVKLVGVEAAGEGVDTPKHAATIGGGAEGVLHGMRTFILQSDDGQIQEAHSVSAGLDYPGVGPEHAWLADTGRAEYISVTDADALAAFHRLARLEGILPALETSHAVAALERVAKDAELIVLNLSGRGDKDLNTVLEAG; encoded by the coding sequence GTGAGCTCCTCCGCCTCTCCCGCCGGGATGTTCGGCCGCTTCGGCGGTCGCTACGTCGCCGAGACCCTGGTGCCCGCGCTCGACGAGCTCGACGCGGCCTACGCCGAGGCCCGCGCCGATGCTGGCTTCACGGCCCGCCTCGACGCGCTCCTGCGCGACTACGTCGGCCGGCCGACGCCGCTCTATCACGCCGCGCGGCTGAGCGAGGCGGTCGGGGCCGAGGTCTGGCTCAAGCGCGAGGACCTCGCCCACACGGGCGCGCACAAGGTGAACAACACCGTCGGCCAGGTGCTGCTCGCCGAGCGCATGGGCAAGCGCCGGGTCATCGCCGAGACCGGCGCGGGCCAGCACGGCGTCGCCACCGCCACCGCGTGCGCGCTGCTCGGCCTCGAGTGCGAGGTCTTCATGGGCGAGGAGGACGTCCGCCGCCAGGCCCCGAACGTCGAGCGCATGAGGCTGCTCGGGGCGAAGGTCGTCCCCGTCACGAGCGGCTCGCGCACCCTGAAGGACGCCATGAACGAGGCGCTGCGCGACTGGGTCACGCACGTCGAGCACACCTACTACTGCGTCGGCTCCGCCGCGGGACCGCACCCGTATCCCACCATCGTGCGCGACCTGCAGGCCATCATCGGCCAGGAGGCGCGCGCGCAGATGCTCGCGCAGAAGGGCCGGCTGCCCGACGCGGTCGTCGCGTGCGTGGGCGGGGGCAGCAACGCGATCGGCATCTTCCACCCGTTCTACGACGACGAGGGCGTGAAGCTCGTCGGCGTCGAGGCGGCGGGCGAGGGCGTCGACACACCGAAGCACGCCGCGACGATCGGCGGCGGCGCGGAGGGGGTCCTGCACGGCATGCGGACCTTCATCCTCCAGAGCGACGACGGGCAGATCCAGGAGGCGCACTCGGTGAGCGCCGGCCTCGACTACCCGGGCGTCGGCCCCGAGCACGCGTGGCTCGCCGACACCGGGCGCGCCGAGTACATCAGCGTGACCGACGCCGACGCGCTCGCCGCCTTCCACCGCCTCGCGCGCCTCGAGGGCATCCTGCCCGCGCTCGAGACCAGTCACGCCGTCGCCGCGCTCGAGCGCGTGGCGAAGGACGCCGAGCTGATCGTGCTGAACCTCTCGGGCCGCGGCGACAAGGATCTGAATACCGTACTGGAGGCTGGCTGA
- the trpA gene encoding tryptophan synthase subunit alpha — protein sequence MSRIADAFARAKSEDRAALVIYLCAGDPSLALTPDLIVAAAESGADVIEVGMPFSDPTADGPTIQQASERALAAGATLPGVLEAVKAARARTDVPVLLFGYYNPILRYGEDRLVKDAKAAGVDGFLVVDLPPESAAPLLGPLREHGLDFVPLVAPTSTPPRIAAAAEVAGSFLYYVSMTGVTGKKAANLEDAARRAAEVRAQTGKPVAVGFGIQSAEDVAAVSAHADGAVVGSAIVRAIHAAETDEARVEAVRSLVSELAGGLAR from the coding sequence ATGTCGCGCATCGCCGACGCGTTCGCCCGCGCGAAGTCCGAGGACCGCGCCGCGCTCGTCATCTATCTCTGCGCCGGGGATCCGAGCCTCGCCCTCACCCCGGACCTCATCGTCGCCGCGGCCGAGTCGGGCGCCGACGTCATCGAGGTCGGCATGCCCTTCAGCGACCCGACCGCGGACGGCCCGACCATCCAGCAGGCCTCCGAGCGCGCGCTGGCGGCCGGCGCGACCCTGCCCGGCGTGCTCGAGGCGGTGAAGGCGGCGCGCGCCCGCACCGACGTCCCGGTGCTGCTCTTCGGCTACTACAACCCCATCCTCCGCTACGGCGAAGACCGCCTGGTGAAGGACGCCAAGGCCGCGGGCGTGGACGGCTTCCTCGTCGTGGATCTCCCGCCCGAGAGCGCCGCGCCGCTCCTGGGTCCGCTGCGCGAGCACGGCCTCGACTTCGTGCCCCTCGTCGCGCCCACCAGCACCCCGCCCCGCATCGCGGCCGCGGCCGAGGTGGCCGGCTCGTTCCTCTACTACGTCTCGATGACGGGCGTGACCGGCAAGAAGGCCGCCAACCTCGAGGACGCCGCCCGCCGCGCGGCCGAGGTCCGGGCCCAGACCGGCAAGCCCGTCGCGGTCGGCTTCGGCATCCAGAGCGCCGAGGACGTCGCCGCCGTCTCCGCCCACGCCGATGGCGCCGTGGTGGGCAGCGCCATCGTGCGCGCCATCCACGCGGCGGAGACCGACGAGGCGCGCGTCGAGGCGGTGCGATCGCTCGTGAGCGAGCTGGCGGGCGGCCTCGCGCGCTGA